The following coding sequences are from one Streptomyces sp. NBC_01485 window:
- the ribD gene encoding bifunctional diaminohydroxyphosphoribosylaminopyrimidine deaminase/5-amino-6-(5-phosphoribosylamino)uracil reductase RibD: MAHVHEIAAMRRAIAISAQGLGSTSPNPPVGCVILDSEGRTVGEGYHVRKGESHAEVNALTAAGKRAEGGTAIVTLEPCNHYGRTPPCREALINANVARVLIAVMDPTSRGEGGAALLRRAGVQVEQGFLKDEALLVLGTWQDSLNGGRPFITWIYEAGEDGKPDLNSAQGVAFGEVDSLRGSYDLVISQERGIEEGVPGGHGNGVFHLPNGALGNDADEILKVLGDTGARSILLSGAVDQFSRITFAGMIDRVISYLPRTSPSWSPGEDLDNVTAIPYGYRLTEVTRTASHVRLVGHRT; this comes from the coding sequence GTGGCACATGTGCACGAGATCGCGGCCATGCGTCGCGCAATCGCAATTTCGGCTCAGGGGCTGGGATCAACCAGCCCGAACCCGCCTGTTGGCTGTGTCATTCTCGACAGCGAAGGGCGAACGGTCGGTGAGGGCTATCACGTGCGCAAGGGCGAATCGCACGCGGAGGTCAATGCACTTACCGCCGCCGGAAAACGGGCAGAGGGCGGAACGGCCATTGTAACACTGGAACCATGCAATCACTACGGACGCACACCACCATGCCGCGAAGCCCTGATCAATGCGAATGTAGCAAGAGTACTCATTGCCGTAATGGACCCAACGTCTCGTGGTGAAGGCGGGGCAGCGCTCCTACGAAGGGCCGGAGTGCAAGTCGAGCAGGGCTTCCTGAAAGATGAGGCGCTTCTTGTTCTAGGCACTTGGCAAGATTCTCTGAATGGTGGCCGCCCATTCATTACGTGGATCTACGAAGCGGGCGAAGACGGGAAACCCGACCTTAATTCCGCACAAGGTGTTGCTTTTGGAGAAGTGGATTCACTCCGGGGATCGTACGATCTCGTGATCAGCCAGGAACGCGGTATCGAAGAAGGAGTTCCAGGGGGTCACGGCAACGGCGTATTCCATCTTCCGAACGGAGCGCTGGGCAACGACGCCGATGAAATATTGAAAGTGCTCGGCGATACAGGAGCGCGGTCTATTTTGCTATCCGGTGCAGTCGATCAATTTTCTCGGATCACTTTCGCAGGAATGATTGATCGGGTGATCTCCTATCTGCCGCGAACATCACCCTCTTGGTCGCCTGGGGAGGACCTTGACAACGTTACTGCAATTCCGTATGGATATCGACTGACTGAGGTTACCCGAACGGCATCACATGTCCGCCTGGTGGGGCACAGGACCTAG